ttgtttcctcgtccGTAATTCCGATACAAGGCTGTAAGGTGAATGTCCCAATTAGTGACAAAATTACCTCgtcgtgaaaataaataaattaattattgatacatatatcacaataagtacgtaaaattaattttattggaaaatttgGACATTTAagattctgaaaaaattaagtttttttacttttctaaaaattcttaatttatttattatatctttgtaAACATTGTTTTTGTACCATTTAGTGACACATGAATTTGAAATTGTCCTAATTTGTGACACATGCTTAGTCCATATCACTGATAGGTGATGGGCTTATAAATGTCTTTATTACTGTCGACACGTCGTAGAAATAAGAACGTTCCTATTACTGACGTCGTAGAAATAAGAACGTTTCTATTACTGACACGTTGTAGAAATAGGATCATTTTTACTGAAactttattacttatttaatacacaataataataaacataaatgtacataaaattttgatttattaccggttttgacattaaatatttttcttgaatacaaaaggaataaaataaaataatatgcgtatatgttttattatatgtatataatatatactatataccatatatatatatatacatatatatatatatatatatatatatatatatatatatatatatatatattatatatgttctctgtattatttattatttaatgttcttcattttttaatctcttttattattattttaaagctttttttttctttttgtttgatttttcatgttttcttcttttttcaataGCTTTAGTAGTGTGATATGCTTGCCATTGAGCGGAAGTAGCTACTGATGGAATTTTTTCCTTACATCGAcgcttttttatttgtttttttttgagaTTCTGGCCAAAATAAAGTAGATTTAAACACTTCTGGCACTCCGGAAGGAATATCATATTCTGTAATTAGATTATTTgtaagttaattatttgtatataacaaaaagattatttcacacacataagcttttttaaattcagaTTACATACTAATTTGACTCGAAGTGGAGGCTTCACAAGATGTTTCATTAATTGAGGAACCTTCACAAGATGTTTCATTAATTGaggaatttttttccttaGCCGGAGAAGTAGATCTAAGattcaattacattttaataagatataaataaaattaatacataaataaaatatgaataaaatattgatattatgtgtgcaacaTACTTATTAGAAAAAGTTTCTGGATTTGTAAAGATTTCTGGATTTATAAAGGTTTctggattgtttaaaattattgaactttCTTGATCATTAGTGTTATCTTCAAATATAATAGGTGTTATTTCTGTAATATCTGCGATCTGAGTTGCTTCAACAAATTGTTCAGTTGCTGCATTTGTAATAggaatttcaattctttcaagCATGCCCATGAAATTTTCAGTGCTATTTTCACTGACTATTATCATATCACATATTGTATCGAAGTTAGacacattttcaatttcattttcacttatatctattatactattatttgtAGTTATTTCACTggcatcaatatttataacagtGTTTTCTTTTGTATGAGATTGCATGATACCTGTCGACACtttttaaaaaggaaaatggaaaatagtaaatagaattaaaaagcatagtaaaagtaataatacagaaaaaataaagaaaaaaaagagaaaataagaaatagtCAAAGCAAAAGATGTGAATTATATATAGTGGAATTAGAATAgtcgaaaattaaaagaaattacttGGAAGATTTTGAAGTGACAACCAAAAGTTAAAGTCCTTTGTTTTCAAGTTCACTATcccaaattctttttttcttagcCTTTGTGAAGGCCTTTAATACCTCGGCATCTATATATTGTTCGAAAAAATTCAAGTATTTCTGTCCTTCTTCTTTTGAAAATGCTTGAATATTAgtagtattatttatcttttgtttCATTAACAAGCTGTTATACTGCAAAGCATCCGCAGAAAATGGGAAAAGTCCACATGCTCGAAATCCATTAACCATTATTTCTGGAACATTCAAAATTTGTATGCTTTTGTCCAGTAACGATCCAAAATCTTCCTTTCTTAAGCGTTTTCCAGATTGTTTTGTGCGCCATTCTTGCACCATTTTTTTCCAGGCCGCTTTTAATGGACGAAAAAATGCTACGTCTAAAGGTTGCATTAGATGAGTAGCATTTGGATATAATGCTATTAATTCGATACCATTTTGAATACAAAATTGCGATAATGGCATTGTTAAATGAGAACAATGACCGtcaacatataaaataacaggACGAGGAATCTCATTTTGTAAAAGCCATGGATGAAATATATTggttatatattcaaaaaatgtttccgcTGTCATCCAGCCTTTATCAGATTTTCCAACGCCCCAACCATCTGGTATACTTTGAGAAATACTATATGGAATTCGTTGATAGGGAAATATAATCATAGGAGGAGGCAATTGACCATTAGCATTTGTCATGAAAAGAACTGTCAAACATTCTTTGTCGtcattttgtgtaaaattatatacggcTTTATCGCCCTTTTTCACTAGAACGCGTTCTCCTTTTAGACAAAGAAAGAATGCTGATTCATCGCAATTAAATATTCGAGATTTATCAATATCGATGAGATTAAGTTGTTCCAAATGTTGTTTTACTTCTGTAAACCATCCTCGTATTGCTGTTTCTGTTACAGATGCTCGACTATGACAAAGATTTTGTGAAATTCTTGATGTAATTTCTGGATGTCGTTTTAGAAAGGATTCGTACCAATGACGTCCAGGTCGTCCATGCTTGAATGGTGTATTTCGTgccaaattttttatcaataattgcacactattaattaattgacttTTTACAATAGGAAAGCCTCGCTGACTAAGATGCATAATCCATTTCACAACTTCAGCTTCTTCATTTTTAGTTAGAAATGGTGTCGGACCCACATTTTTCCCAATTGGCAATTTTCCTTTGTATTTATACAAAAGTGTAGTTCTAAGTATTCCCATAGTTTTACTTACATTGCTGATAGTTTTTCCAGAACGGACAGCAGTAAGAGCTTTTTCGAGATCATcatctgaatatttttttcttcttttttcagtTGCCatgtttctaattaaaattgtttaaaataatttcataagtataaatatacttgttacttaaatacatttgtaatagaaaataatagataatcaTTGGAATATCATAAATTGGTGAAATATCACAAATTGGTGGAATATGACAAATTGATGGAATATCACAAAGAATCATGAATGCCTTAATACTTACCGAGCaagacaatttatatttagataggAAATCTATCTAAGAATTATCACAATAGAAGAAAAGCGTATACTCTTAGCGGCTTACACTCGCATATgtcacaattaattaataggtTAGAAACTCTACCGAGTATCACAAATTGGTACAGAATCATGAGTGTCCCTATTATTGACTTAAACATGACAATTTATAGATTAGGAACTcgtatttgtattaattttctaaattctgGAAAGATAAGTTACGATATTGATGCCATTCCTTAATTCAATAatgattgatatttataaattacatgtcttctttaaaaataggaacgtttttatcattttatatcatatttgtttcgaTTGTCAGTAATAAagacaaacaaatatttttagtaccGATTAGTGACACATgcattaactaaaaaaatatgtattttgtgaCGTTTTCAGTTTACTCACAATGTTCCTTAATATCTACTTAACTTTAggtgcttattttttattcacttttagCTTAATAATAGCTGGAATTAATCGACAAAGGGACCGTCGATATAGTCATCGCCTCATAAGATATCAGTAAGCAACTGCTCGATTTGCCACTGTTGGCAGCATGCttataatcacaatattttagCCTTTACAAAagcgtttaattttattcaaaattcgttgtaatagataatatgtaaaattttaaataccaacacaatttttaaaataaacattgatcaatattaattgatttattgagAAAAAGAGACACGATTGTCACAAATTGGGACATTGTCACTAATTGGGACATTTAccttaatataatgtataagaCGACATAGCATATGCAGGTGTCAAATAAACATGAACTAAATGTGacgaaatatgatttttaaaatatatatataatatacattttacagaGGAAAAATGTAATACGCTTTCGTTtacttttatgtaataaatacgtaatagataataaattaataaatatagatatatacatGTTGAATATggtaatctttattttgtattttttatacttatgattgaaataatgagcatatattttttcaatcattgtacaaaataaaaaaattaagaaaaatatatattcaatattagtatatatgtttctataaatttattaattaaattatttattttgtgtttatcacaaataaaaacaagaaaagcatatgaatattttctccAGTTCAATGTACTATTaccaactcaatcggcccagccgttattgagatccgataatctcggctcgtctcaactttcgggctcgcgtaaagatacacggtcggtcttgcgctgcgcgtgaacttggcgcgagacactaccgtgtctcttgatagaatgagaaatatatttgtcaaataaaatattttatcgtgtTTAGCTCACATTTTTTAGACATTTTACTTATGCCTATGttgtataattacattattgccttgtaataaaattttaaaaggaaaatattattgtttttattaataattttatgacatATTTGCAGATCAATCGTCATGTTCTCTTTGTAAAGACAAAGAACGagaaatgcatatttataataaatagccAGGAAGTCACCTCTggcttaatttattgataacgTCAGTACATACATCtctgacatattttttacaaaatgctaTCTTTAGATagactattaaaatattttaaaatatgaaaaatagaaaatagaatgGGCCCCATCCGCCGCCCATTCTTGTGAGACGCAACCATAATTACTATTCGTCCCTCCAATTTTGTATATGAACTGCAAATACTGAACGTTTTGCGTTTAGAAACAAGATGTTTCTCTAACAACGCGCAAGAATCTAATGATTCACTGTTCAGTATGCTCTGTGCTGACAAAATGTTCTCTCTCACAATTGTGTGaataataaagcaattttttttttaagtgtaaatacacattgatattatttgtaataatataaaaaaatgctattttattaacccaattctttttgttatattacgaaaaaactTATTGTGAGGGAAAAAGTGATagcttattattttctataatattcattaaatgaCGTCTCATGTGCTCAACGTCATTTGAATATTTCTCCTCACAAGGATTTTTTCCTAATACTACGCTTGTAGCGAAAGCAGCTGCATAAATTCCGCAAGATGTATTGTCCGGTTGTGATTGAACTTTTTGGAATATTATATCGCTTACGTTTATTATTGGATAACGTTTGCGAATataatctttctctttttttgccAATTTTTCGTATGTACAGTTAGGTAAACTGTCATACACATGTAATTTAAAGCCATCGAAGAAAATGCATCGCCAGTGATTAGTACATTTGCCTCCAATTATTTGTAGGCTATTATCGCTATCACTGGCTGTTATTAATTCAGGAAACTACAAGTACTGAACGCTTTGCGTTTCAAAACAAGATGTTTCTCTAACAATGCGCAAGAATGTATCTAATGATTCATCGTTCAATAGGCTCTGTGCAGGCAAAACATTCTTTCTCACAACAGTAAGAGgtataattgttttatctaaaatttttttacgttttgctATTTCATCATTTGTCAGATTTTGTTTACACTTTGAATAACTGACTATGATGCAATCGCTATCTTCTTCTGTATCGAGAGTTGCAGAAACAGCAATGTCTGTTACGTTTGTTGGGAAAACATTCAGTTTGCactgtttattttttacaatatctttgcttttcttattttgttgCTCACTTTGTCGTTCGTGGCTCAATTTCTTTTGAGACAATTTCTCTTGAGcgtcaataatatattgtggATTCCTAATAGGCATATGTCTATTATGACGGCTATCCAAGATTTCTGGAAGCATACAGTCATAATAGAAACGTATTAGGAAAGGTAGCATTTCACTTTTCCAAAAGTCTT
The window above is part of the Linepithema humile isolate Giens D197 chromosome 8, Lhum_UNIL_v1.0, whole genome shotgun sequence genome. Proteins encoded here:
- the LOC137001498 gene encoding uncharacterized protein, with translation MATEKRRKKYSDDDLEKALTAVRSGKTISNVSKTMGILRTTLLYKYKGKLPIGKNVGPTPFLTKNEEAEVVKWIMHLSQRGFPIVKSQLINSVQLLIKNLARNTPFKHGRPGRHWYESFLKRHPEITSRISQNLCHSRASVTETAIRGWFTEVKQHLEQLNLIDIDKSRIFNCDESAFFLCLKGERVLVKKGDKAVYNFTQNDDKECLTVLFMTNANGQLPPPMIIFPYQRIPYSISQSIPDGWGVGKSDKGWMTAETFFEYITNIFHPWLLQNEIPRPVILYVDGHCSHLTMPLSQFCIQNGIELIALYPNATHLMQPLDVAFFRPLKAAWKKMVQEWRTKQSGKRLRKEDFGSLLDKSIQILNVPEIMVNGFRACGLFPFSADALQYNSLLMKQKINNTTNIQAFSKEEGQKYLNFFEQYIDAEVLKAFTKAKKKRIWDSELENKGL